In Zea mays cultivar B73 chromosome 7, Zm-B73-REFERENCE-NAM-5.0, whole genome shotgun sequence, the following proteins share a genomic window:
- the LOC100281321 gene encoding uncharacterized protein LOC100281321 yields the protein MPFLLTPGARAVPSPSTLSRLLLPLHLQITNGRHNHQHGHVPASPLLYPRLRNRRSRFFAASSSSSSPQMAAPADAAGGSSDAFEVIRVHQAKAVRLSPVEEIRTIMDRSVRCVLATHSQDHAGYPSGSMVDFACDQDGYPILAVSSLAVHSKNLSGNPKCSLLVAKDPEDRTDTVITVYGDAVPVSDEEKDSVRSAYLRRHPDAFWVDFGDFSFLHIKPKAVRYVSGVATALLGSGEFNVAEYKEAKVDPISQFSTPITSHMNKDHANDTKLIVQHSTTVKVDFAYMLDVDSLGFNVKAGYDGSVLKLRIPFPRQAQDRKDVKTLIVEMLQAARASSSDPE from the exons ATGCCCTTCCTGCTCACGCCGGGCGCTCGGGCGGTGCCCTCACCGTCAACGCTCTCGCGCCTACTGCTTCCGCTCCACCTACAAATTACTAATGGCCGGCACAACCACCAGCACGGTCACGTCCCCGCCTCTCCCCTCCTATACCCTCGCCTCCGCAACCGCCGCAGCCGATTCTTCgcggcctcctcctcctcctcctcgcctcAG ATGGCGGCGCCTGCCGACGCCGCCGGTGGCTCCTCTGACGCGTTCGAGGTGATCCGCGTTCACCAG GCAAAAGCTGTTCGTCTTTCTCCAGTTGAAGAAATACGGACCATTATGGACCGAAGTGTCAGATGTGTTCTTGCTACCCATTCTCAG GATCATGCTGGTTATCCATCTGGTTCAATGGTTGATTTTGCATGTGATCAGGATGGTTACCCCATATTAGCAGTGAGTAGTTTAGCAGTCCATTCAAAG AATCTCTCTGGAAATCCTAAATGCTCACTTCTTGTTGCCAAAGATCCTGAGGACAGAACTGATACTGTAATCACTGTATATGGCGACGCTGTTCCT GTTTCTGACGAAGAAAAAGATTCAGTGAGAAGTGCTTACCTACGCAGGCACCCTGATGCTTTCTGG GTTGACTTTGGTGACTTCAGTTTCCTGCACATCAAACCTAAAGCTGTGCGCTATGTATCTGGCGTTGCAACTGCTCTCCTTGGTTCTGGAG AATTCAATGTTGCAGAGTATAAGGAAGCAAAAGTTGATCcaatatctcaattctcaactccTATCACA AGCCATATGAACAAGGATCATGCCAATGATACAAAGCTCATTGTGCAACACTCCACTACTGTCAAG GTGGATTTTGCTTATATGCTGGACGTGGACAGCCTTGGTTTTAATGTGAAG GCTGGTTATGATGGAAGTGTTCTGAAGTTGAGAATCCCCTTCCCAAGACAGGCGCAAGACAGGAA GGATGTTAAGACACTAATTGTGGAAATGCTCCAAGCTGCAAGAGCCTCATCTTCAGATCCTGAATGA
- the LOC100501446 gene encoding uncharacterized protein LOC100501446, whose protein sequence is MERRRTYHHAHTSSSATDSIHTDTRPPKQLTQTRARHGLHSRQTNHKSSRNHASSADLAEEVAEGGGGEGGRGEGHGGRGVGGGGRGGGLGGCGGRHERGGHGGDGDELHPEAGHLRVCSVASESGFYWAARDLSTRV, encoded by the coding sequence ATGGAGCGTCGACGCACGTACCACCACGCGCAcacctcctcctccgccaccgACTCCATACATACAGACACACGCCCGCCGAAACAACTCACACAGACACGCGCACGACACGGACTCCACTCGCGCCAGACGAATCACAAATCAAGCAGAAACCACGCGTCCAGCGCGGATCTAGCAGAAGAGGTAGCcgaaggcggcggcggcgagggaggcCGCGGCGAGGGGCACGGCGGCCGCGGCGTCGGAGGcgggggccggggcgggggccTCGGCGGCTGCGGCGGACGCCACGAGCGCGGCGGCCATGGCGGCGACGGCGACGAACTTCATCCTGAGGCCGGCCATCTGCGAGTGTGTAGTGTAGCTAGCGAGTCGGGTTTTTATTGGGCCGCGCGGGATCTCTCTACGAGAGTATGA
- the LOC100277357 gene encoding Arabinogalactan protein 13-like precursor, protein MAGLRMKFVAVAAMAAALVASAAAAEAPAPAPASDAAAAVPLAAASLAAAAFGYLFC, encoded by the coding sequence ATGGCCGGCCTCAGGATGAAGTTCGTCGCCGTCGCCGCCATGGCCGCCGCGCTCGTGGCGTCCGCCGCAGCCGCCGAggcccccgccccggcccccgCCTCCGACGCCGCGGCCGCCGTGCCCCTCGCCGCGgcctccctcgccgccgccgccttcgGCTACCTCTTCTGCTAG